The window GCCACCCTCCGGCCCCCAGGGGGCCTACCAGTGCCTGGAGTGCGGCAAGGCCTTCAAGTGGTCGTCGCGGCTGACCCACCACCAGAGGAGCCACACAGGCGAGAGGCCGTACAAGTGCGGCGACTGCGGCAAGGCCTTCAAGGGCTCCTCGGCGCTACTGTACCACCAGCGCGGCCACACCGGCGAGCGGCCCTACAAGTGCTCGGAGTGCGGCAAGGCCTTCAAGCGGGCCTCGCTGCTGGCGGTGCACCAGCGGGTGCACACGGGCGCCCGGGCCTTCCGCTGCCAGCTGTGCGGCCTGGCCTTCAAGTGGTCCTCCCACTACCAGTACCACCTGCGGCAGCACACCGGCGAGCGGCCCTACGGCTGCCCGGAGTGCGGCAAGGCCTTCCGCAACTCCTCCAGCCTGTCCCGGCACCGGCGGCTGCACACGGGGGCCCGGCCCTTCCCCTGCCAGGTCTGCGGCAAGGCCTTCGCCCAGAGCTCCAA of the Chiloscyllium plagiosum isolate BGI_BamShark_2017 unplaced genomic scaffold, ASM401019v2 scaf_68632, whole genome shotgun sequence genome contains:
- the LOC122545281 gene encoding zinc finger protein 628-like — its product is MAEGARPPSGPQGAYQCLECGKAFKWSSRLTHHQRSHTGERPYKCGDCGKAFKGSSALLYHQRGHTGERPYKCSECGKAFKRASLLAVHQRVHTGARAFRCQLCGLAFKWSSHYQYHLRQHTGERPYGCPECGKAFRNSSSLSRHRRLHTGARPFPCQVCGKAFAQSSNLRQHLRTHTGERPYGCGECGRAFTHSSNLLLHRRTHAPGPAAPLPCPVCGKAFAARAYLRRHLRTHAGVSGEGAPLPEAPLPAPALPALQPLPATHVIHIVQAVPTVHLVQTF